The Horticoccus luteus DNA window CGAGTCCGGGCACGGTGACGCTGACGGAGTGGCGCGGAGCGGGCGGAACGGAGTCGTGGAGAAAGCCGTTTAACAGGAGTTCGATGCCGAAGTTGTTGACGGCGGAGCCGAAGAAGACGGGCGTCTGGCGGCCGTGGCGGACGGCGTCGAGATCGTAGGGATGACCGGCGCCATCGAGCATCTCGAGTTGTTCTTTGACGGCGGTGTAGGTGTCGTCATCGAGTTTTTTGCGGACGGCGGGATCGTCGAGGGAGGTGACGCTTTCGGGGGCGCGAAAAGCGCCGCCGGGAACGCGTTCGAAGAGATGCACCTCGCGCGAGCGGCGGTCGAACACGCCGCGGAAAGACGGGCCGCTGCCGAGGGGCCAGACGACGGGCGAGGACTGGAGACCGAGGACGCTTTCGAGTTCGTCGAGCAAGTCGAGCGGATCGCGCGTGGGGCGATCGCACTTGTTCATGAACGTGAAGATGGGGACGCCGCGGCGGCGGCAGACTTCGAAGAGTTTGCGCGTCTGAGCCTCGACGCCTTTGGCGGCGTCGATGACCATCAACGCGGCGTCGACGGCGGTGAGGACGCGGTAGGTATCCTCGGAAAAATCCTTGTGACCGGGCGTGTCGAGGAGGTTGACGGCGCAGCCGGCGAAATCGAACTGGAGGACGGTCGAGGAGATGGAAATGCCGCGCTGTTTTTCGAGTTCCATCCAGTCGGAGGCGGTGGCGCGCTGATTTTTGCGGGCGGTGACGGAGCCGGCGAGATGCAGGGCGTTGCCGTAGAGGAGGAATTTCTCGGTGAGCGTGGTTTTGCCCGCGTCGGGGTGAGAGATGATCGCGAAGGTGCGACGGCGGGCGATTTCCTGAGCGGGTGACATGGCGAAACCCGCAAGGAAACGGGCTCCAGGCGGGGAATGAAAGCCAATTTCCGGAGAGCAGAGCGGTCGACACACCGCAGCGGCGGGCGGGCATGATCCGGAAGCGAGCGCCGTTATACGGCGGACGCGAGGCGGGGGCCGGCGTGCTCGCGCCGGCGTTTTGAGGGGTGAGGCGGCCGCGGCGGGTCGCCGCTGGGCTTAGTGCTGGCTGGCTTCGAGGTCGCGGCGGAGCGCCTTGAGGGCGTCGATCTCTTTCTGCAATTCGTCTTTCTCGGCCTTGGTTTTGGCGAGGGATTTTTGCTCGAGCAGGTCGTGTTCGTCCTGCAACAACTCGACGCGTTGGGCGGCGATGCGTTCGCGTTCGGTCGCGCCTTGGCCGCCGAAAATGGAGAGGGCTTTGGCGACTTTGGAATTGTTGAGCGCTTTGTCGGCCTCGCTGGATTTGGTGAGTTCCTTCTCCTTCGCGGCCTGTTCTTCGTTGGCTTTCAACTTGGCGTCTTCATCGGTGACGCGGTTGCGGCGCACCTCGAGTTTGGGCAGCATGGTCGCCGGATCTTCGCGCGCTTCGGTGACGTTGTCCTTGGGCTTGTTCACGGGCGCGGGTGCCGGATCTGTTTTGCCGGCGGCGGCGGCAGTGGCCGCGACGGTGGTCTTCGGGGCGTCGGCGGGCGGTGGGGCGAATTTGATGTCCTCGGCGAGACTTTCGCGAATGGCCTCTTTCACGTGATCGCTGGTGCCAGAGTCGGCAGGCGCGGGCGGGGGCGGCGGAGGTGCCGAAGGTTCGGCCGCCAGCGCGGCGACAGCGAGGAACAGGCCGAGCGACGCGAGGCGAAAGGGAGAGGAGGCAAACATGGGGCGCACGGTAGGAGCAACCGCGCGCGAGTCCAGACGAGACGGGATTCAGGCCGGGGGCGTGCCGCGGGGGCGCGGGCGGCGGCGCCAGACGACCGCGACGAAGCCGAGGCCGACGGCCACGAGGGCGTAGGTGCCGGGCTCGGGGACGGGCGAGAACACGACGGGGCCGGAGTAGCCGTCGGCGTAGTGAATCTCGGCGTTGGTCTGCGTGTAACTGCCGGCGACGAGCTGGCCGTTGAGGTAGTGGTTGTTGTTTTCGATGTCGACCAGCGGGGCGAGAATGCTGCCGTAAAAATTGGTGCTCAAGGTGAGCTTGTCGGGGGTGGCCGCGTTGTTGTCGGGCAGGATATTCCAGAGCAGCTGCTGGTTGTTGGAACCGCCGCTGAGGTTATTGACGCCGTCGAAGAGAATTTTGCCGCCGGCGGAAGTCGCGTTGAGGACGTTGATAACGAAGTATTGGTCGGCGGCGAGGTTGGCCTTGATGTCGCTCAGTCGCTCGGTGTTTTGGTCGAAGAAGCCGTCGCCATTGGCATCGTAGTAGCCGTTGACGATGCGACTGGCATCGAGGTTGAAGACGGTGACGCCGGACGCGTTGCTGGTGAAGGTGAGTGTCTGACCGGAGACGCCGATGGTGCCGGTGGCGTTGGCGGCGGCGAGGGCGTTGGAAACGGCGATGAGGCTCGAGCCGACGGAGGACCAGTTCCAGCCGTTGGGCCCGGTGACGGTGCGAGGATCGGTGTAGGCGCGCGCGTCGCTGGTGTTGTAGGCCATCATGCCGGAACCGGTGACGAGCTGGCGTTGGTAATTATTGCCGGCGGGGTTGTAGGTCCACGTCACGGAGCCCGACATGGCGGGCGTTGAGACGTAGCCGTTGTTGATCTGGCTGTTGCCGTTGAAGGTGACGGCGCCGTTGGCGTAGAGCGCGGGGTCGGCGCCCGCGGAGGGGTTGGAAAACAGGCCGATGATGGTGCCGCTTCCGACGGTCAAATTGCCGCCCACGGCGATGCCGCCATCGGTATGGGTGTTGTTGAGCGTGAGATCGCCGAGCGTGATGACGTTATAGGACCGCGTGAGCTGATCGTAAGTCGCGAGTGCTTGATCGGGAGTAAGTTGGGCACGGAGGGGAATCCCGCTACCCAAAGAGAGCAACAGGGCAGCGCCAGAGAGAAGGAGGCGTGACCGATTCACGCAGCGATTCGTAGGGTATTCACTCTAGTCGGGGCAAGTGACTTTTCGCGCTTTCCAGTGATTTGTCGGGTGCGAGGTTGGGCGTGCGTGGGAGCGCGGCCAATTTTCTCCGCGCTTCGTCGGCAAGAGCTTGGCGAATCGTGCTTAGGTCTTTGAAAACGAGAGTCTTGTTTAACAAAGAAGCGTCGATTGTCTGACCAGAATTTGCGGAGATCAACAGGGTCCAAAAGTCGAAAGGCGGTGCGGAGCGCGTCGTGAGGGAGAGCTTTTGAAGCAGAGCGGCGGCTCCGTTGAAGTCGCCTTGGCGCCAGCGAAAGGCGATCAGGGCGAGCGTCGTGGGCGGACTGTCCGGCGATTGCGCGGCGAGAGCGGCAAGACGCGCTTCGACCGCGGGAGAAACGCGGTTGAGCAGGCACGCCGTTTCAATCCAGTGGGCGGCGAGGTCGGCATCGTCGGGTGCTTCGGCCTGCCATTTGCCGTAAAGCCAGAGGAGGTCGAGGTCGTTGCCGCCTCGCACGAAAATATCGCGCAGAGAGGCGTAGGCCCAGAAGCGTTTCGGCGTGAGCGTGACGAGGCGGCGCAGCACCACCGCTGCGGCGGCGTCGTCCTGCCAGATTTGCGCGAGGCGGGCCAAGGTGACGAGTGTCGCGGGGGATTCGCGAGCGGTGTCGAGGGCGTCGGTCCACGTGGCGCGGGCGCGCTCATCGGCGCGGCGTTCGTGTTGGAGACGGGAGGCGATGGCGAGAGGCAGGGCGTTGCCGGGATCGGGTCCCCATGCGCCGGCGAGCAACAAGGTCTGGAGACGGCCGTAATCGCCCGTTTGAGCGGCTAGTTCAGCGGTGACGTCGCGAACGCGGGGCGACGCTGAGAGTGGCGCCGGAAGGGTGTCGAGCCAGGTGAGCGCGCCGGAGGCTTGGCGGACTGATGCGAGCCAACGGGCCGTCAAGCTGACGTCGTCGGCTGACCCTTGGCGGGCGGCGTGCTCCAAGCTCGCGAGCAACTGCGACCACAGGTCGGACGCGGCGACGGGTTGAGGCGCAGCCGGCAAGCGGTCGATGAGGAGGCGGACAACGGTGCCGGCGCGTTCGGGGTCGTTGGAGCGAGCGGCATCGCGGAGGAGTTCGATCGCAGCGCGGACGCGCATGGCGGGATCGTCGAGCAACCCGGCGAGGGAGGCGAGGGCTTGGGGCCGTTGACTGGGGGCGCCGTGCCACAGATCAAGCAGAGCGAGATTGAGCCGCGCGGCGGAGTCGGCTGGCGCGAGCGCGAGGACGGCGCGAAGTTTTTCGGCAAACGCGTCTTCATCGCCCATGGCGCGGGCGAGCTCGGCGGAAAGGCGTTGAATTTCCACGGCGCGGGCCGGAGCGGGCGTGACGTCCTTGAGGGCGTCGAGGCCCGCATCCGGCTGGTCAAAACGAAGGGCGGCGGCAGCGAGTTGCAGGCGGGCGTCGAAGTCGGCCGGCGAAAGGCGCACGATGTTTTCGCGGGCGAGGACGGCGTCGCTCAGACCGAGGCGCTCGAGTTCGGTGGCGACACGGCGCCAAGTAGCGAGATCGCCGGGCGCGATTTCGGTGGCGCGGCGCAGCGCGAGGAGGAGGTTGCGATTATCGTGCTGGCGTGAAAACGCGTCGACTTGCGCCATGGCCTGCTGGTGACGCCAGCGCACCCAGAATGGCTTGCCGATCATCCAGCCGAGAGAAATCACGAGGGCGCACGCGCTGAGAGCGACGAGAAAAATCAACGCGCGGCGCTGATTTTCATACATGCCATCATAGCGGGAGCGCAGGAGATGCCAGAAACGCGAGAACACGAGGAGAAGCGGGAGACTTGCGGTGAAGTGAGATTACGGAAAATAGAAGGACAGGATGCATTCACATTTCGACCGATAGATGCGTCAAGGGGAGGACAAAACGCGGACGGCGGGCGTGGCGGGGGCGGCGCAGAGCGGCGCCTCGACCAAATGGGCGGGCGCGGCGCCGTGGGTCGTGGTCGCGGCGTTCTGGCTGCTGTTATTCGTGCGGTTGACGACGACGTGGCGTGCCAGCGTGGAGCAGGCGCACGGGTGGGCGGTGCCGGGGTTGCTCGTGTACTTTATCTGGGAGCGGCTGCGCAGGGGCGCGCGGCCGGGGTTGGTATCGCCGGGCGGGCGTATTGCGGCGGGGGCGGGGGTGGCGGTCGGCATGGCGGTAATGTGTGCGGTGCTGCCATGGTTTGAAGCGAACCGGATGTGGCCGGCGGCGCAGTGGGTGTTTACGGCGGGCGTGGCGGTCGCGAGCACGGGTGTGCTGGCGTGGGTGGGCGGCTGGCGTTGGAGCGCGAATTTTTTCTTTCCGTGGTTTTTTGCGACGACGGCGTTGCTGTGGCCGACCATGGTGCAAACGCCGTTGATGAACGCGCTCGCGCAGGGCAATGCGCAGGCGACGGCGGAACTGGTTTCGCTGACCGGTCACCCGGCGGTCGCGCGGGGCAACATCATCGAGGTCGGTGCGGGCTTCGTGGGCGTGGAAGAAGCGTGCAGCGGGCTGCGGTCGTTGCAGGCGGTTTGGATGCTGGCGTGGTTGCTCGGCGAA harbors:
- a CDS encoding peptide chain release factor 3 yields the protein MSPAQEIARRRTFAIISHPDAGKTTLTEKFLLYGNALHLAGSVTARKNQRATASDWMELEKQRGISISSTVLQFDFAGCAVNLLDTPGHKDFSEDTYRVLTAVDAALMVIDAAKGVEAQTRKLFEVCRRRGVPIFTFMNKCDRPTRDPLDLLDELESVLGLQSSPVVWPLGSGPSFRGVFDRRSREVHLFERVPGGAFRAPESVTSLDDPAVRKKLDDDTYTAVKEQLEMLDGAGHPYDLDAVRHGRQTPVFFGSAVNNFGIELLLNGFLHDSVPPAPRHSVSVTVPGLAQPTTDRVVPVNDPKFSGFIFKIQANMDPKHRDRIAFLRVCSGKFERDMVVTHQRTGKQVRLSSSHKLFGQERETVDEAWPGDVIGLVGHDAFGIGDTLTDDRTIAYDEIPRFPPEVFTYISNPSAGDAKKYRAGLEQLLQEGVVQSFTARNAPPGATLLAAVGPLQFEVVQWRLQSEYNAESRLTPAPWTLLKWVEIPPDLIGPKGFDYSSIVVASGVSFGADKFGHPVVLFPNEWTERYFIEKNPGFTLHRLPIEQTK
- a CDS encoding tetratricopeptide repeat protein — encoded protein: MFSRFWHLLRSRYDGMYENQRRALIFLVALSACALVISLGWMIGKPFWVRWRHQQAMAQVDAFSRQHDNRNLLLALRRATEIAPGDLATWRRVATELERLGLSDAVLARENIVRLSPADFDARLQLAAAALRFDQPDAGLDALKDVTPAPARAVEIQRLSAELARAMGDEDAFAEKLRAVLALAPADSAARLNLALLDLWHGAPSQRPQALASLAGLLDDPAMRVRAAIELLRDAARSNDPERAGTVVRLLIDRLPAAPQPVAASDLWSQLLASLEHAARQGSADDVSLTARWLASVRQASGALTWLDTLPAPLSASPRVRDVTAELAAQTGDYGRLQTLLLAGAWGPDPGNALPLAIASRLQHERRADERARATWTDALDTARESPATLVTLARLAQIWQDDAAAAVVLRRLVTLTPKRFWAYASLRDIFVRGGNDLDLLWLYGKWQAEAPDDADLAAHWIETACLLNRVSPAVEARLAALAAQSPDSPPTTLALIAFRWRQGDFNGAAALLQKLSLTTRSAPPFDFWTLLISANSGQTIDASLLNKTLVFKDLSTIRQALADEARRKLAALPRTPNLAPDKSLESAKSHLPRLE
- a CDS encoding collagen-binding domain-containing protein, translated to MNRSRLLLSGAALLLSLGSGIPLRAQLTPDQALATYDQLTRSYNVITLGDLTLNNTHTDGGIAVGGNLTVGSGTIIGLFSNPSAGADPALYANGAVTFNGNSQINNGYVSTPAMSGSVTWTYNPAGNNYQRQLVTGSGMMAYNTSDARAYTDPRTVTGPNGWNWSSVGSSLIAVSNALAAANATGTIGVSGQTLTFTSNASGVTVFNLDASRIVNGYYDANGDGFFDQNTERLSDIKANLAADQYFVINVLNATSAGGKILFDGVNNLSGGSNNQQLLWNILPDNNAATPDKLTLSTNFYGSILAPLVDIENNNHYLNGQLVAGSYTQTNAEIHYADGYSGPVVFSPVPEPGTYALVAVGLGFVAVVWRRRPRPRGTPPA